A single Armatimonadia bacterium DNA region contains:
- a CDS encoding ATPase domain-containing protein produces MSELYSTGIDFIDDMLGGGVQPGSHVVVRGATGVGKTQLGLAFLNAGRMQEGERGIVMDLASRGDSQQHLEYARRLFDWELTSGELPLDNFWNGHFSRVDYFTSFNYSGRRVVRDNMTEEEWRAWKRTLNEKLQSVVAYLYYHFVHGVRRLVVDGIEPFEVAGDSIQIELFEYILHRILHKRHDLVARDLFRGKWLEVKDAVAAHPYPNEDLASLFLQTTREVDIEDLIRAQTQEDDLTTNATTILLLGRLMDGPRVRRAAFCLKNRGHRCADEMVFFEVTDEGLKAVK; encoded by the coding sequence GTGTCGGAACTGTATTCCACAGGTATTGACTTCATCGATGATATGCTGGGCGGAGGCGTCCAGCCGGGCAGCCACGTCGTCGTACGAGGCGCCACCGGTGTCGGCAAGACGCAACTGGGGCTTGCCTTCCTCAACGCCGGGCGCATGCAGGAGGGCGAGCGCGGCATCGTCATGGACCTGGCCTCCCGCGGCGATTCCCAGCAGCACCTCGAGTATGCCCGCCGGCTCTTCGATTGGGAACTCACCTCGGGCGAGTTGCCGCTCGACAACTTCTGGAACGGCCACTTCTCCCGCGTTGACTACTTCACCAGCTTCAACTACTCCGGCCGCCGTGTCGTCCGCGACAACATGACCGAGGAGGAGTGGCGGGCCTGGAAGCGCACGCTCAACGAGAAGCTCCAGTCCGTCGTCGCCTACCTGTACTACCACTTCGTCCATGGCGTCCGGCGGCTCGTGGTGGATGGTATCGAGCCCTTCGAGGTCGCCGGCGATTCCATCCAGATCGAGCTCTTCGAGTACATCCTGCACCGCATCCTCCACAAGCGTCATGACCTGGTCGCCCGCGACCTGTTCCGCGGCAAGTGGCTCGAGGTCAAGGACGCTGTGGCCGCTCATCCCTACCCGAACGAAGACCTCGCCAGCCTGTTCCTGCAGACCACTCGCGAGGTCGACATCGAGGACCTGATCCGCGCGCAGACCCAGGAGGACGACCTGACCACCAATGCCACCACGATCCTCCTGCTGGGCCGCCTCATGGACGGACCGAGGGTTCGCAGGGCCGCCTTCTGCCTGAAGAATCGCGGACATCGATGCGCCGACGAGATGGTCTTCTTTGAGGTGACCGACGAGGGCCTTAAGGCAGTGAAGTAA